In Paenibacillus ihbetae, the following are encoded in one genomic region:
- a CDS encoding class D sortase, translating to MRRIVGALLMLAGVGFVTFAAIQYFEHQASLKEAMAEANTLISQPQTIDHSDDKGVDPASHRDPLIERSKFDPSPNDVIGMLEVPKLEAELPIIEGTDEEMLERGVGHYSSTAFPLDDEQILLSGHRDTVFRNFDKLEVGDRFVVKLPYGTFEYEIRSTDIVDKDDTSVIRSMGSEVLVVSTCYPFRYLGNAPERFIFYAYPVGDEQTT from the coding sequence ATGCGAAGAATCGTAGGTGCGTTGTTAATGCTTGCCGGTGTCGGGTTTGTGACATTCGCTGCAATTCAATATTTCGAGCATCAGGCAAGCCTGAAGGAAGCCATGGCGGAAGCGAATACGCTGATTTCTCAGCCGCAAACCATAGATCATTCGGATGATAAGGGTGTTGATCCAGCCTCGCATCGTGATCCCTTGATCGAAAGGTCCAAGTTTGACCCAAGTCCGAACGATGTGATCGGGATGCTTGAAGTTCCTAAGCTGGAAGCCGAGCTTCCGATAATCGAGGGGACGGATGAGGAGATGCTCGAAAGAGGAGTCGGGCACTACAGCTCCACCGCATTTCCACTGGACGATGAACAGATTCTGCTGTCGGGCCATCGGGACACGGTGTTCCGGAACTTTGACAAGCTGGAGGTTGGGGATCGATTCGTCGTAAAGCTGCCGTATGGAACATTTGAGTACGAGATTCGAAGCACGGATATTGTAGACAAGGACGATACATCGGTTATTCGATCGATGGGATCCGAGGTGCTGGTCGTTTCGACCTGTTATCCGTTCCGCTACTTAGGCAATGCGCCGGAGCGTTTTATCTTCTATGCATATCCGGTTGGAGATGAGCAGACCACCTAG
- a CDS encoding DinB family protein, with protein sequence MYVTIADFVAEWKREAALTQQVLNGLTDASLQQKVYGEGRTLGRIAWHFTTNIPEYLSEFGIAIEQIPNAEEVPASAKGIADTFAKISDRAARAIEEQWTDASLQTVQNAFGRDESNASILMGLIKHIVHHRGQVTILMRQAGLKPFGVYGPPKEDWVHFGVEQAPL encoded by the coding sequence ATGTATGTTACGATTGCAGATTTTGTTGCCGAGTGGAAGAGGGAGGCTGCATTGACTCAGCAGGTATTGAACGGTTTGACGGATGCGTCGCTGCAGCAGAAGGTGTACGGGGAAGGACGAACGTTGGGGAGAATCGCCTGGCACTTCACCACGAATATCCCGGAATATTTGTCAGAGTTCGGAATTGCCATCGAACAGATCCCGAACGCGGAGGAAGTCCCCGCTTCCGCGAAGGGAATTGCCGATACCTTTGCGAAGATCAGCGACCGGGCGGCACGCGCCATCGAGGAGCAGTGGACGGACGCTTCGCTGCAAACGGTGCAGAATGCCTTCGGAAGAGACGAATCCAATGCGTCCATCTTGATGGGACTCATCAAGCACATTGTCCACCACCGGGGACAGGTTACCATTCTGATGCGTCAAGCGGGATTAAAGCCTTTTGGCGTATATGGGCCTCCTAAAGAAGACTGGGTTCATTTCGGGGTGGAACAGGCGCCCCTGTAA
- a CDS encoding SMI1/KNR4 family protein produces the protein MREELLEQLEEWHEEDEFEAIVDAITEIPEEERDYVLTSHLGRALNNLERYEEAVEQFLSIAEEGQEDPLWHYRIGLAYYYLEQYDNAREAFEAADRLEPGDEDTLEFLEWIRGKTEEQEEEAAVSAVEAPTGQASIPADTDVTDFWDDGAEAADSFIMAPPTDDLVESIEEELVFKLPAAYIRMMKVHNGGIPRRRYFPVTSGDATEGRIEIAGVLGIGREKRLSLCGEAGSRHMIESRGYPEIGVVLCVCPSEAEAVMLDYRAAGNDGEPEIVHVDQRHPDKITRLAPNFQAFVQGLVHE, from the coding sequence ATGAGGGAAGAACTCTTGGAACAGCTCGAGGAATGGCACGAAGAGGATGAATTCGAAGCGATCGTAGATGCGATCACGGAGATTCCGGAAGAAGAACGGGATTACGTCCTGACAAGCCATTTGGGCAGAGCGCTGAACAATCTGGAGCGCTACGAGGAGGCGGTTGAGCAGTTCTTGTCGATTGCGGAAGAAGGACAAGAGGACCCGCTCTGGCACTACCGCATCGGACTGGCTTATTATTACCTGGAGCAATATGACAATGCGCGCGAGGCTTTCGAAGCTGCAGACCGGCTGGAGCCGGGGGATGAGGATACGCTGGAGTTCCTGGAGTGGATCCGGGGTAAAACAGAGGAGCAGGAGGAAGAAGCAGCTGTGTCAGCCGTTGAAGCTCCAACCGGACAGGCGTCTATTCCTGCTGATACGGATGTTACGGATTTTTGGGATGACGGCGCGGAAGCTGCCGATTCGTTCATCATGGCACCGCCGACGGACGATTTGGTTGAATCCATCGAGGAAGAGCTGGTCTTCAAACTGCCGGCGGCTTATATTCGGATGATGAAAGTACATAATGGCGGGATTCCCCGCAGAAGGTATTTCCCTGTAACATCGGGGGATGCAACCGAAGGCCGCATCGAGATTGCGGGCGTGCTGGGCATTGGCCGGGAGAAGAGGCTTTCGCTCTGCGGAGAAGCCGGCAGCCGGCATATGATCGAGAGCAGAGGCTACCCGGAGATCGGTGTCGTTCTATGCGTGTGCCCTTCCGAGGCGGAAGCGGTCATGCTGGACTACCGGGCAGCCGGCAATGACGGTGAACCCGAGATCGTTCATGTCGACCAGAGACATCCGGACAAGATTACCCGGCTTGCGCCGAACTTTCAGGCTTTTGTTCAGGGATTGGTGCACGAGTAA